In Papaver somniferum cultivar HN1 chromosome 9, ASM357369v1, whole genome shotgun sequence, the genomic stretch cgaataattataatgctcctagacagcatgcctgctagtatagagccatcaattaattatttctagttgaaagattcatcaattgaattcctagaaaaagaTTCTACGTTCTatacaatatttcgttacttcaatttatggttatttCCAGCACaatttcatgggttagtaataaatattcaacgtacgggcatctgagccaccatcgagtaagcccgagaaaatggtgcaaatgtattCAGCAATGAATGCACTAACgaacacctgaatgcacgaacgaatattcaataacacgaaggaacgatcaaaccgtggagaaaataataataataaaatacctaaaggaggcgtctaaggggaccCAGCCCACTGGTCGGCCGGTCGGTCACACtgtcgtggtcggtcccacgcttctccctttattttatcatattttattatttttctttgatcccatgtaaattccttaatcctatgaaactcctttgtttcatggtatttccttcacattaaggaaattatacaaaaattacataaaattagggaaggtgtcacgggaccgtggtcactagtcggccggccatgccctagccgcgaccgatcccacaccttgtaattccttattttattaattatttccatcatcttatggaaattccttaatcctgtgaaactccttcgtttcatgatatttctttcacattaaggaaattatatgaaaattacataaaattaggaaaggtgtcacgagaccatggtcactagccggccggtcatgccctagacgtgaccggtcccacaccttgtaattccttattttattaattatttccatcatctcatggaaattccttaatcctatgaaactccttcgtttcatggtatttccttcacattaaggaaattatacaaaaattacataaaattaggaaaggtgtcagggaccgtggtcactagccggccgaccgtgCCCTagacgtgaccggtcccacaccttgtaattccttattttattaattatttccatcatctcacggaaatcccttaatttcatgatatttccttcaaatcatgaaaataatataaaattaggggagacTCACGGGACCTGGCCCTATCCggacgaccatgcccaagccggtcccgcacgccattatttaattattattaatattatttgtttccctcatctcatggaaactccttcacttcaaggaaactccttgatttcaacaaactctttaatttcatgatatttccctaaagtcatgaaaataatacaaaattaggaaaagtgtcatgggTCCGGGCTCATTGGCAAGATGGACATGCCTTGGCTATAGCcgatcccacacttcatgattccttcattttattattattatttccttcatcttatgaagtttcctcagtttcagcaaaatcctgatttcttcatattttctcaaaatgttgctcaaacgcacatcagaaaatatcgaaattctcaggactgaggcgcggacactttggagacgtgatcatgttaccttgaccgatcaaggttggctctttggcttgcaagagtccagtcccatactttttcatcattaaacctaatttgttcacattaggttcaaactcttccaaacgacttggaatctcataaaatgatcgtcagtcgatcccgtgaccaaccagagtcggtttcatgaccccttggtcggtctttcatcttttcataatttattaggttttgtcacctaaagttcagacgaacattatttcaataaatgattaaaccaacatttgatcatcttttcaccaactggttttctagagactttgatattttgctcactcgagcatctgggcgttacatggtcgactcatcatcccatgtagccggtccctccttcactccgtggttgattttcaacgaatcatcaattgatcagcaattgatcaaaattagggttttggatccaaagctctgcaaaacataattctgagaagattcaaacactaataattttacgttgatcccatgatcaacattccaattaattatactcggttcagttaccagtattttgaattgatattttgtTTGGTCCTGTtaacaataattcatcagacgagcaatacttgctcaaatgagcaatatttgctcagactaaggaatattggttcaactatcaatattcaacaattcatcaagtgaacaatatttgttcaccttaactaccaacatttattcgacaattgtacttctgtctcaacagacatgttcaattcatgagtcccagaacatttTTTCGACTTATCAatgcaaggactcatcgtcccatgaagtcagcaactgattaATTaaaaacacgtctgccttgcagactccacaatcacgagacatcaatcgtgtcacacgggggatattaactagggttttggcggcCTATGACATGTGTGTTCacccatgatgagaatgtgaggaaatcgtgcaatcagttggaggagttatcaaagtagtggatggaaaatcaaccaagtctccgccatgatgagcaactggttttaacacgatttccatttccccactctttgagtccagcaactgtcacacttaatgggatcaaggtgtttatatttctagtaatataaataagtctctgaatcatgattgaggaaCAAACGGTTTTTGGTAAGATAGACAATTCTCGAtagacagtctttcgtctacacgaactcatcgccttgaaattactctcaactgagtaaacttaatcattcagaaactattttcacgcaaaatacacaacacaccaacaatccttgatcaccattgatcccacacatttctcagattccctcctacagatcgacccatcctctcttgtgaccgaattgactctggagcgaccattgtcttggtttaggccggagtcctacagattgatctctcgaacttgaagcactcccttcttgcagtgcgtctatgtgaggttaagcattttgctcagttcaaggagtctcctctgcacggtcatctcctcaattccgtaaaaaccagcaaatcgtttttccccatctacactgtatcacacagaaaagtctacattaatagataaatctgtctcccacagaaatacctacgagtttttgttccgtcttttgataaatcaaggtgaacaggaaccaattgataaaccggacttatattcccgaagaacagcctagtattatcaatcacctcacaataatcttaatcgacacggcgaaagaagatattgtgtaatcacaaacgatgagacgaatatgtttgtgactacttttatatcttgcctatcggagatattaatctcaagccaaccgttgcgattgtactcaacacgatagaatatgcaagatcagatcacacaactacgagaaagtagtatcggtctggcttcacaatcccaataaagtctttaagtcgttaacctggtttacaagaagaaacctaaggttaaaggaaaatctactctagctaatacaactagtatcacacaggaggtgtgggaattaggtttcccagttgttagagttgtcccttatatagtctttcaaatcagggtttgcaatcaatgttaggttggtaacaaagcattcaatattcaacgttagatgaaaacctgattagattcaagctaatatctttcaaccgttggatcgaaaacttagcttgttacacacaaatgaaatgcacgattataggtttgtgtaaccgtacccaaacatgtacatttgttggttcaacaatagttatcaaatggttagccatatgagcactttcatatcaaccatattcttcttcaccataactagttcaaatgactcaaatgaactagttagagagttgttcaattgcaaggaaatcttatgtaactacacaatatacaatcgaagcaaaaacgatttgattcactcgaatcggctcatgaactttatagccacagtttgcatttttcattccttagttaatataaatataagttcacaaaaatcgtctttagatataaccaacttaagttcgcagacttagttcgcggacttaagttcccggaaggagttctcaaactccagcagaatttctcgggtcgagaacttccgccagttcgcggtctgagttcacagctcttgttccggttctcttgatcaacaaagttagcaagcttcggttcaaggaaaaaggacttatacatatatgtgttaccacacaatgcttatatccatcattggttatataatcttagaggacgttattatacagttgttattcacaaactatttttcgtcaaagtaagcaattttcaaagtgattgaaacataacatgactttcgtcactaggtaaagatgaacttggccaaagaaaaagcttaccaacacatgttttgagaaatagataggcgagataaactcgctcgaaatagcaaatgtgtataatcaaagtctatataacaaaacgacttgTGTCTCAAAGATAGAAGATCgattagatatacttttgagtgatagataacttcaagtctccacataccttttagtcaacgAAGTTCTaccagttcttcgtcttgtatgatgattgccatggagttcttgagctcaactacactttctatcttagtccgagacttagctataatagactagaaatcaagacttatagttttgatcactaacattgacaaacatgcttgagatagcaacgcatgcgagttcgaccgatcaatgctctaacaaggacTTTGAAACTCGTCAAGGAACGGTTAGAGGAGATATCAGAAGAATACGAAGCTTtcaaaaaataattgaaagccGTGAAGGAATCCAAACCCAATATGTACTATAAGAGTAAGTATTTAAATACATACACATTCGTAATCCCAAGTTTGAATGATACAACCTGACTAACTTATATTTGTTTTGTGTTTTAAGTGGGGGTTTGCTTATGCCCAATATGAGATTATCTATGGGAAACCGTTTGAGCTCGATGGTTGCTACcgtatcttggaaggcactaccTATGGTTACAACCTTTATGGTTAAGTTTTTAAGTGCACCGGtattatctattgtatttcatttccttcgATGTAACGCTATGAaagatgtatgccttttacgattcaacaaaatgattctatgaaatcaaaaatcataattgCCCAGAGAAACGGTCTTTAGGGTATATAAATATTGACCCTAACGACTTTAACTAAAATAGGTTAGAGTCGTCAACTAATGTAAATATCCTTATGACTACCCATAGAGTTATATTTACAGAGAGTTTTTGGTTTCAGGGTCGTCTGGGTATAAACAAAATAGACTAATGACTCTAGATGACCCAAGCTAGTTTAAGTCGTCATGGTTTATCATACTaccctgacgatttttcataacctgaaaAAGTTGCAGGTTAGAGTCGTCAATTTTGGTGTCAATTCATTGGCGACTTTTCAGAGCCGTTGGGTTATACACCTCTGGGCACCACCGAATCTTTCTCTGAGTTGTGGCATAATGTCTATGGAACGTCCACTTAGAGCACCATCtagacaatttgaagagtataagaAGTCTACATGATTGTTTTGAACTtcaggttcttcattttgaggattggttccttcattttgagcaattggATCTTCATTAGCACCCTCATTTTGAGCTTCTtctattaacatctcttcatcGTATATCCAATCCATAGGAGAATTTAAGATAATATTACCATCGACACAATTATCTTTGTTGCTTGAACCTTCCCCAACATCATTTCCCccacttgaatcactcatttcCAAAAACCCCAAGTTTTCCTCTAAAAACTCCTATTCTTCTTCTCAACTCacaaaaacccaaatttttttccaattttaattctaaaatttgattttaatctaatcacactaattaatttaacttaattaattattaacactaatcatttagggACGGTTTAaccattacataataaattttaATGTAAAATTTCCGAATTTTAGGAACCATGGTTCTATCGCTTAGTGATCGTTGGTGGCTCCGTCACTTGTTTACAATAAAAAATATGCTAAAAGAAAGAATCGCCACAAAAGATACGGAAATGCTATTCCAAGCACTCTTCACCACACTAATCACCACTCAACTGCTAGGTGTTGCACATGTAGTGGTTCAATTTATTCATCCAGGACTCACCCTTAGAAAAAGGGGTACACCATTTGAGAAATGTAGGGTTCAGATGTTGTGAGCTGTGAGTAGAGTGGTGTTTTGTGCTGTGAATAGCACCACCGCAAAAGATAcatgaatttttctttttttagttcaAAGATACGAAATTTAACAATTGCATGTTTCCAGTACTGTATTACTAACTTTTACTAATATAATTTtaggttttttcaaaattttcagacAGATATCAAAATAGCTCAACACTTAAAACTATTTCATATAGTTTCCAAAAATTTAGGGAGGATTTCCCTAGTCTAAGCATGACTACTGCTTTCTCTCATGATGTGATTTTCAGGGCTCAAAATGGATTCCGGCTGAACAATTATAAACCACTATCTTTGCAAcatatcaggaaaaaaaaaaggcttGAGGGGCAAATGCTGGATGGCAAGAAGAATTTTTGCAGATAAAAGGAAAACATGCCTATGATCCGATAATGACGGCGAATAAACTATGGATGTCTTTAGTGGATGTCGTTTTCGTGAGAAAGAGAATAAAACGAGCTGGCACTTGTTCTATGAATGTTGGAGAATTCACAAAATATATAATTACTTTGTCGAAGGGTGCACTTTCGTTGGACATACGACCACAGTGTCACTACATTTATGGAGGTTTGGAAGTTTAATTGGGAAGATGAAAGACTTAGTCGAATATGGAATAACATCCCGGTTATTATATGGTGGTGCATATGGAGAGAGCAAAATGCAAGAATCTTCGTGCCTCATTAGAGATATCAAATTACAAGCGTTCTTTTAGGTGGAATCGAACACATAGATGTTAGGACTTACGACAAATATGATGATCTTTTTATGGGATTCCTTAACCGGGCTCCATAattcttttttgtttcttttcttggGTAGCCGAATCCCTTTTGGATTCCCCTTTTTGATTTCGGTTGTAATAACTGGGTTGATGTACCCCTTTTAAATGCCTCATTTTCAATGAATCTTCTACTCGACGGATcgggaaaaaaaaactttttagtaCATTCTCTGAGACTGACGTAAAAACAAAAACAGTACAAAAGTATGGAGGAGTTCAGGAATTTGAATGTCATTTCAGAAAACTAAACTGTCACTGATACAAATATTTCTTTTCAGTAACCATTTCTTATTGCATGTTGAGGCGCTATTTGGGACCTCAAAACAATCTGAATTATGAACCATGTACACACGATGGCACAAATCCCCTTTTGATCACCTTTTAGTTCCAAATGAAACCCGGTTACTAGATACTACATAGGGACCTGCGGAGATGGTTCATAGTGGTGACATATGGAGAGAAAACTGACAGTCGAATAACTCTCCAAGACAAAAGAACTGCTTGCATTTGTTGTTGAAACTCAAACAATTAAGAAACCAGATTTGAGCCAAGATTAATCATGTGATTAACAAGAAGGAAGGTCTTTTGGAGGTGGCAAAACAGATTGATCACGAGATTTTCCATTCTCAACCACAAAAGCTATCTTCAATCCCCACATAGTATGAACCTCAAGATGACAATGCATGAACCAaacacctaaaaatacaaaagagTCACATGGTTAGCACAAAATTTGACCACGGTTCTTGGTGTTGTGAAAAAAAGTTTCAAAACAGGGTTTGGCCGTTAATTATAAAAGTTAGATTACTTTGATTACCTGGATTATCAGCTCTAAACCTAATAGCAGTCCAACCACCTGTAGGAACACCAACTGTATTTCTTTCAGGAGGATCAACCAAGTTATATCCGGCAGGGTCTTTCAAAGGATCAAAATTACCGATTCCACTTCCAACGACGAAGAAATTATAACCATGAAGATGAAATGGATGAGATTCAACGGTGAGAAGATTAGTATCTTGTAGAACTATTTCAACGCTAGAATTAAAAGGTATCCTACTAAGTCTAGTTCCTAAAGATGTACCCAGGTTAGCCGTAAGTGGCGCGTTCGTATAATCAAATGCTTTGATAGGTTTATCTGGAAAATCGGTTTCGAAAACCCCTTTAGTGTTGAAATAATGAGCTTGAAGGAGTCCGATGCGAGGCATCACGAATGTGATATTGTTTAGTGAAGCTGTAAATTGAGTTCCATTTTGACAACTAGGGCATGAGTTCACTCCTAGACCGATCGTAACAAAGAGATTTCTATCAATTTTTGTAGGTACATTTGCGGGAAATTGTCGGGTGTTTAGGCTTCGAAGTTTTTGGTTATAGTTTAATGCAAAACTGGTGTCATTTGGTGCAGGTAATTGAGGTAAAATCGGGATAATTATGTCTGGAACTCCTTTGTATTGTAAAATCGCTGTAGCTGTTTGATTGTCTACTGGAACTGGAGCATCCATAAAAGGTCTTACAGCCATGAAATATCTGCCTGGAATTTGATCCATTTGAACGAGAACATTTGTGGTTTGTCCGGGTGCAATCTGTAAAGCTTGAGTTGGAAATGGCTTGGTGTAAACAGCGTCGATCTCTACTACTGTCATGTTATGACCAGCAATAGCGAAGAAAAGATCGTCATTGAGTGCAGCATTGACGATCCTCAAGAGATAAGTTTTACCAGGCATAACTTCCAGGGCGTATGTATCTGAAATTAAAAAACAGAggaaaaaagatatagaaatttcCAATCTAAATTAAGAGATCCTGTATTCGAAACAACAAGGATAAATTGGTGTTGCTTTATAATGTAGTACGTTTTTCCGAGCAGGGGAAGAGAGGTCCTGGTTTTCCGTTGATAGTGTGAGCATCTGACATCGGTGGAGGCAAACCTAACTTGTTCGCTTGATTTACAGATGTTTCGATGTCTTTGTTCCACCATTCTCCTGCGTAGAACAGCAAGGATCGTAGTAAATTTACGCTTAGTTAATCTATATGATGTTTAAATTGAAATATATTTACCTtaccaatcaaaaaaataaaataaaaattgaagtaTGTATTTGATATCTTAACATGACCAACCTAAGACTAAATTAGCTTCTTGGAAAGGTTGATGGAATGGAAATGGAGTTCCTTCCTCAGGCATGATGACAATTGCACCATAAACTGTTGCCCTTAGCCATAGGATATGTGCGTGCCACCATAAGGTTCCTCTCTGCCCTTTCACGTTAATATCGTAAACATAGTTATGTCCAGTTTGGATGGGACATTGTGTTATATAAGCTGGTCCATCTGCCCAACCGTTGCGAAATTGCTTTAGTCCGTGCCTACAAACAGGTTAATTCACATAAATCTTGAGAAATAACTATATTACAATTATGTTTATGCACGATTATGTAATTATTACTTACCAATGAATGGACATATTATACTGTGCGTAATTTGTGACGTTAATCTGAAGTTGATCTCCTTCTCTGACATAGATGGTAGGTCCCGGGAACATCGCATTTACTGTGATAATGGGCTTGGCATTGCATAACCGACTTACATTCTTGACTTGAACCTGATGATCATGTTTACCAAGTTAGTGCCAGTTAAAAATCATTAACGAATTAATGAAGTAATACAAGTTTCCAAGTAGGTGTGCACAAGCTTACATCGAATTGGTACTTCTTCAGAGCAGCTTCAGCAAGAAGCGATGGACATAATCCAAcaaagaagaaagtaaaaatgagTAGTGATCCAATGGAACAAGAAACTCGTATAGCCATTACCGGTAAACGGAAATGCAATATATTTGATCAGTCGGAACTCGGAATGATAATGAGATGAGAATGAAATGAAGCATTATGGGCTTCTTTATATAGTTAGATATTTGTAAACCGATAGAAGCAGGTCATGTAAAGACATCTATGTTTGTTAGAAGAGTTGGCAAATATTGTTGTTGGGTAGATGAGTTACTATATATGTTTTTAAACAATATGTTTTTAAATACTATATATGTCCTGTAAGTATATGAATGTTTGTATACATGTTACTTGTATGGATTGAGTAACTTAAAAGGTGATAAATAGTTCGATTAACAGTAGCAATCTCCTTGGTTTCTTATAGTGTCTATGGAGCTCAAACTCCAATCTATTTAGGGCTAAAATGTCTACATCCCCCAACCATACTTCTCAAGTACCCTAAGTCTGGCTGGGCTATAATTTTGTCACCCCTTGTTCCCTAAGAAAAATAATTTGCGCAACATTCGCTTAACGGTCCAAAATAGGATTACACTtttgttctcttttttttttttttttataaaaaaactaACTAATTATGTCCATTCTGGGATAAGAAACACCCTAAACGTAAGCAACGAGATAATAATAATGCCTTTTAGCGGCGAGTTAAACCAGGCCCCTTTTAATTGCGTttcagaagtttttttttttatagagtaTCCAACCATAAAATCGGTTTCTTTATAGTGATGCTCAAAAATTATTTCTtcaaacttcatcttcaacatttctatATCATGGGCTATACCTCTGAGATGCCACATAGCATAAATTTCTACTTTGCGGCGGGGAGGTTGAGAGCTCTCGAGAAACTTCTGACTCGTTAACTCGGTGTTAACTCacaattttcatcttcatcaatccATCAAAAATCTCTACTTTTGATTTCTAATCATCTTATTTTCTCTTATAAATCATCTTTTAATTATCTTACAAGCTTTTATTTGATCTCTAATGTCCACTTTATGACCTTTTTCAGGACCTGATTGGAAGCACGTTGTGGATTGCCTGGAAACTTATAGAGTAGTTTTGCCTATCTGTCTCGCCTTTACTATCATACCTTTTGCTTAATTCTCCTTTAGATTCTCTGATATTTCTGGTTCTTAGAAGATTTTCTGTGTAGATCATTTATTCACTTTCTGCAACTCATCACCTAGGTTTTCTCAATTTATTATTTTACTTGCACGCTTGCGAAAACCAGACAACAAGCCGCCTTAGCTATATTTGTTTTCTATATCCTAACCCATCTTCTCAAGTTTCGTCCAAGTGTACAACATTCAGTAGGCTAATCTTCTGCAAGATGAAATTGTTAACTACGCTTCTCTTCctttatcatcttctttcatTAAGATATATTGATTTCAACAACCTCTATTCTCATATGGAGAACCAAGTTTCGGAGGTCCAACAAGTTATGGAAAGAACATCTCTTTCCGAGAGACTAAGAGCTCTAAAACAACCCATCTTATCAACAGAAGATTTGATACAAGGAGCCACTCGATGGAAATTCAGCTTCTTAGTAAAGGTGTACTCATGCAAAGATTTTACAGTAGCTGAATTAGACAAAGAACTCAAGAAACTCTGTATCaaaagtaaagacatatatataaaaaaagaagaggaagaaaactgCTATATGATTAAGTTTTACACTCAAGAGGATTACGATATGGTCTTCAAGCTCAGACCTTGGTTTATAGAGGGCGATCTTCTAGTCATGGAACCATGGAACCCTAATGAACCTAAAAGCAGTGTTGATATTACCAAACAACTTCTATGGTTGCGACTATACAACATGCAACATGAGTTTGCTAATAATCTCATAGTTAAAAAGATTGCATCAGCTATGGGAGTAGTGAAAGAGTTGGATCCTCCTGATTGTGTTGTTCCAAAAGGAAAAGTTCAAAAGGTTAAGGTACTCATAGATGTAAGAGATCCATTAAGAAGGGGATTCTGATTAACTAATGCAGTGGGAGAACAAGTGTGAATCAGATTTTTTTTATGAGAAGCAGCCTTTTAATCTTTGTGGGTATTGTTACACTATTGATCACAAGGAACATGAATATGAAATAGTAGCTAAATTCCTACTTCATCAGCAACGGGGTTATCTTTCCTCAAACTCTATTTTAGATCCTCCTTCTTGGTCTAACCCAGATAACAGAGGAGTTAAAGCAGCTACTACCATAGGAGTTCAAATTATGGTATACCAAGAAATTGAACATGCAGTTACGGAGCATGCATAAGAAGTGGGTAATGAAGGCATGCAAATAGTTAATGAAGATCAATAGATACCAGCACAAAACCATATGCAGGAAAATATCGTTAATCAAGGTGGTCCAGCCCATCTTTCCTCACAGTTAATGAGTTGTGCTAGACAACAAAATTAGTTGCTGAATCACTGAGTCAACTCAAAAATCGCAATGAGTCGGCTGTGGAACTAGTTTGTAATGAGCAAGGTATGATACAAATTCATTTTAGTCGTGGAAGAGATAAGAATGCTTTTGTTCATAGGCAAGGAAAGAGAATTAGAATGGAGGAAGGAGGTCCTGGTAATTGTCAGTCTATCAATTCTTTGTCATCTCCAGAAATTAACAAAGAGTCCTCAAATATTTTAGAGTATATTTCAAATCCCAATTTCAATCCAGATAATGTTGAGGGTAGCAACAATGTTAATGCTGAAGAGAGAATTGATCCGGCTTTTCTCGGGAATTATCTATCCATGGGTGAATTCGATGTCACTTTTGATAATTACAATGTTGATAACTTAGATCCAGATCTTATTCACCCTACTCGTTGCTTCAAACATCCTCTAAAAAACCTTATCAAAAACTTTTAGCAACCCACTCAGTCCGTTCAAAATTCATCTAGACAAATTGATCAATCTGATGAAGGA encodes the following:
- the LOC113313374 gene encoding laccase-11-like: MAIRVSCSIGSLLIFTFFFVGLCPSLLAEAALKKYQFDVQVKNVSRLCNAKPIITVNAMFPGPTIYVREGDQLQINVTNYAQYNMSIHWHGLKQFRNGWADGPAYITQCPIQTGHNYVYDINVKGQRGTLWWHAHILWLRATVYGAIVIMPEEGTPFPFHQPFQEANLVLGEWWNKDIETSVNQANKLGLPPPMSDAHTINGKPGPLFPCSEKHTYALEVMPGKTYLLRIVNAALNDDLFFAIAGHNMTVVEIDAVYTKPFPTQALQIAPGQTTNVLVQMDQIPGRYFMAVRPFMDAPVPVDNQTATAILQYKGVPDIIIPILPQLPAPNDTSFALNYNQKLRSLNTRQFPANVPTKIDRNLFVTIGLGVNSCPSCQNGTQFTASLNNITFVMPRIGLLQAHYFNTKGVFETDFPDKPIKAFDYTNAPLTANLGTSLGTRLSRIPFNSSVEIVLQDTNLLTVESHPFHLHGYNFFVVGSGIGNFDPLKDPAGYNLVDPPERNTVGVPTGGWTAIRFRADNPGVWFMHCHLEVHTMWGLKIAFVVENGKSRDQSVLPPPKDLPSC